A stretch of the Nicotiana tabacum cultivar K326 chromosome 6, ASM71507v2, whole genome shotgun sequence genome encodes the following:
- the LOC107772387 gene encoding sister chromatid cohesion protein PDS5 homolog D-like isoform X2, with amino-acid sequence MGALSRASLSEEERNKRLVEVGNELLQQLPSSKEELLEKLDNLEHLLSTVEQVPPASARDAFQPAREALAADGLLRHPDIDVKVSVASCIGEIMRITAPDQPYDDRIIQEFFELSVLAFGKLSCIDGCGYSKAVSIIEVLAKYRTCILMLDLELDALVVQMFHHFLNSIRPDHPDHVFMDVEEIMSMMIKESDGISMELLNILISSVKKENQNVSPRSYMLGERVLQISAVKLCPYLPEALRSLRISTDDYSEVVELIWREATKSKTTNGTKSLPSSRPGEIDQFVDGASKSQNGPEERYHKAACFDDACPSTEATSKCLPDADSKVISADDTVVLFERSAEDSFKTPVNNDSKELTRGAGYDSKVGPSVPGTSKSPTNDDSSELAPHGAPEKVTPFLDQPSDLLGKYDPKHKEDDVVPEMDKSLKGSQCGDATKQQKNTDSRTNSRPENLGFIHAAEKDLDSEATQASRKRGWKPNFLKKPEEGYDHVWLSGERRSKACIRWKDYGKDTKKRSSCSPKCAISDELYLSSGVEKTPKMTIRRRQKEQNDIIEEFVVLEALEKKHEKGDKKNLPASYRDRRRGPSVKESGIEALASHSITNKSNFANTSKGQRKKENSSSQEEALGSLSITKENNFSKTSKKQHKRKNSPSQEEALDSVSITKKRTLPKASKEQRKRKTLPSQEEYSADKVVREQGEELIGCRIRVWWPLDQRFYEGHIALFDRPEKKHMVIYDDGDEETLDLTSEHWELVVEDNASDPRREIVSGPSDSFDMRLGCIIDSYRHLRKKKKGKATDDLTPRPTKTMQRDLTQKGMHQIKRIKVEVSESEIEGNPMSLTTPRKVSLGSPIEDGDECCELVDVHGYKVKVSSAPTLAAIFSKYGDITANCQYKSPTVKASLLEVVSDVVRQLKTSDIDANFSAIQDMKSVVSDAADAKLDVSWLQQYLEEISEEEDVKKKSSNLMELRVTTMLVTKAAKKDLVERNGEVLAAEKRLKKAERRLQEAKSRAGEAERSVKVFEMLGEKIHQDIEQCKDALYWQSRSNDLL; translated from the exons AATTTAGAGCATCTTCTGTCAACGGTGGAGCAAGTTCCACCTGCATCGGCGCGAGATGCGTTTCAACCTGCAAGGGAAGCACTAGCTGCAGATGGACTTCTACGGCATCCTGACATAGATGTGAAGGTGTCAGTTGCATCTTGCATCGGTGAGATCATGAGAATTACAGCTCCAGATCAACCTTATGATGATCGCATAATTCAG GAATTTTTTGAGCTTTCAGTATTGGCATTTGGGAAATTGTCTTGCATTGATGGTTGTGGTTATTCAAAGGCTGTTTCAATTATCGAAGTTCTTGCGAAGTACCGAACATGCATTCTGATGTTGGATCTCGAGTTAGACGCATTGGTTGTTCAGATGTTTCATCATTTTCTGAATAGCATAAG GCCGGACCACCCTGATCATGTATTCATGGATGTCGAGGAAATAATGAGCATGATGATAAAAGAGAGTGACGGAATTTCAATGGAGCTTCTGAACATCCTGATAAGTAGTGTTAAGAAGGAAAACCAG AATGTTTCACCTCGCTCCTATATGCTAGGAGAGAGAGTTCTTCAAATAAGTGCTGTCAAACTTTGTCCATATCTTCCAGAAGCACTGAGGTCCTTGAGGATTTCCACTGATGATTATtctgaagttgttgaattgataTGGAGAGAGGCAACTAAAAGTAAAACTACG AATGGTACAAAGTCTCTCCCTAGTTCTAGGCCAGGAGAAATTGATCAATTTGTGGATGGAGCATCAAAATCACAAAATGGTCCTGAAGAGCGTTATCATAAAGCTGCTTGCTTTGACGATGCCTGTCCATCCACGGAAGCAACTTCCAAGTGTCTTCCAGATGCTGACTCTAAAGTTATTTCAGCTGATGACACTGTTGTATTATTTGAGCGATCTGCAGAGGATTCCTTTAAGACACCGGTCAATAATGACTCAAAAGAGCTTACCCGCGGAGCTGGTTATGATAGCAAAGTTGGTCCATCTGTACCTGGAACTTCCAAGTCACCTACAAATGACGACTCTAGCGAGCTTGCACCACATGGTGCACCTGAGAAAGTTACTCCATTCTTAGATCAACCatctgacttgctggggaaatATGACCCTAAGCATAAGGAAGATGATGTCGTTCCAGAGATGGATAAATCTTTGAAAGGATCACAATGTGGAGATGCAACAAAGCAGCAGAAAAATACAGATTCAAGGACCAATTCTCGACCTGAAAACTTAGGTTTCATACATGCAGCCGAAAAAGATCTAGATTCAGAAGCTACTCAAGCTTCAAGGAAAAGAGGTTGGAAACCTAATTTTTTGAAAAAGCCAGAGGAAGGATATGATCATGTTTGGTTAAGTGGAGAAAGGAGATCAAAAGCCTGTATTCGCTGGAAGGATTATGGGAAAGATACTAAAAAGAGAAGTAGCTGTTCACCTAAATGTGCTATCTCCGATGAATTGTACTTGTCATCTGGTGTGGAGAAGACTCCGAAAATGACTATAAGAAGACGCCAAAAGGAGCAAAATGACATAATAG AAGAATTTGTTGTCTTGGAGGCATTAGAAAAGAAACATGAAAAAGGTGACAAGAAAAATTTACCTGCCAGCTATCGTGATAGAAGACGGGGGCCATCAGTTAAAGAATCAGGAATTGAG GCATTGGCTTCTCACTCGATCACCAACAAGAGCAACTTTGCCAATACCTCTAAAGGTCAACGTAAGAAGGAGAACTCGTCATCACAAGAAGAG GCATTGGGTTCTCTCTCAATCACCAAAGAAAACAACTTTTCCAAAACCTCTAAAAAACAACATAAAAGGAAGAACTCGCCATCACAAGAAGAG GCATTGGATTCTGTTTCAATAACCAAGAAAAGGACCTTACCGAAAGCCTCTAAAGAACAACGTAAAAGGAAGACCTTGCCATCACAAGAAGAG TATTCTGCGGATAAGGTTGTCAGAGAGCAAGGTGAGGAGCTGATTGGCTGCAGAATAAGGGTTTGGTGGCCACTGGATCAAAG GTTCTATGAGGGACATATCGCCTTGTTTGACCGTCCAGAGAAGAAGCATATG GTGAtctatgatgatggtgatgaagAAACGCTAGATCTTACAAGCGAACACTGGGAACTGGTTGTAGAGGACAATGCATCAGATCCT AGGAGAGAGATTGTTTCTGGTCCCAGTGATTCGTTTGACAT GCGCCTTGGTTGCATCATTGATTCATATCGTCAtttaaggaaaaagaagaag GGGAAAGCAACTGATGATCTGACTCCTCGTCCAACAAA GACCATGCAACGTGATTTAACTCAAAAAGGAATGCACCAAATTAAAAGGATCAAAGTTGAAGTTTCAGAATCTGAGATAGAGGGAAATCCAATGAGCTTGACAACACCTAGAAAGGTTTCCCTAGGTTCTCCTATCGAAGATGGTGATGAATGCTGTGAATTGGTTGATGTGCATGGCTATAAAGTAAAAGTGAGCAGTGCTCCTACACTTGCTGCCATTTTTAGCAAGTATGGTGACATTACAGCCAACTGTCAGTATAAATCACCGACCGTCAAAGCTTCCCTTCTTGAGGTGGTTAGTGATGTTGTCAGGCAGCTGAAAACCAGTGATATTGATGCTAATTTTTCTGCCATTCAAGATATGAAATCTGTAGTCTCTGATGCTGCAGATGCAAAGCTTGATGTTTCTTGGCTGCAGCAGTATCTTGAGGAGATATCCGAAGAGGAAGATGTGAAGAAAAAGTCTTCCAATCTAATGGAGTTAAGGGTGACTACAATGCTTGTCACTAAAGCAGCTAAAAAGGACTTGGTAGAAAGGAATGGGGAGGTCTTAGCAGCAGAGAAACGGCTCAAAAAGGCTGAAAGGCGCTTGCAAGAGGCGAAAAGCCGAGCAGGAGAGGCAGAAAGGTCTGTCAAAGTATTTGAAATGCTGGGTGAAAAGATTCATCAGGACATCGAGCAGTGTAAGGATGCACTATATTGGCAGAGTAGGTCAAATGACCTTCTGTAG
- the LOC107772387 gene encoding sister chromatid cohesion protein PDS5 homolog D-like isoform X1, with the protein MGALSRASLSEEERNKRLVEVGNELLQQLPSSKEELLEKLDNLEHLLSTVEQVPPASARDAFQPAREALAADGLLRHPDIDVKVSVASCIGEIMRITAPDQPYDDRIIQEFFELSVLAFGKLSCIDGCGYSKAVSIIEVLAKYRTCILMLDLELDALVVQMFHHFLNSIRPDHPDHVFMDVEEIMSMMIKESDGISMELLNILISSVKKENQNVSPRSYMLGERVLQISAVKLCPYLPEALRSLRISTDDYSEVVELIWREATKSKTTNGTKSLPSSRPGEIDQFVDGASKSQNGPEERYHKAACFDDACPSTEATSKCLPDADSKVISADDTVVLFERSAEDSFKTPVNNDSKELTRGAGYDSKVGPSVPGTSKSPTNDDSSELAPHGAPEKVTPFLDQPSDLLGKYDPKHKEDDVVPEMDKSLKGSQCGDATKQQKNTDSRTNSRPENLGFIHAAEKDLDSEATQASRKRGWKPNFLKKPEEGYDHVWLSGERRSKACIRWKDYGKDTKKRSSCSPKCAISDELYLSSGVEKTPKMTIRRRQKEQNDIIGQNDGAQISSISARNLPGVLTKKKVSQPKLITSEEFVVLEALEKKHEKGDKKNLPASYRDRRRGPSVKESGIEALASHSITNKSNFANTSKGQRKKENSSSQEEALGSLSITKENNFSKTSKKQHKRKNSPSQEEALDSVSITKKRTLPKASKEQRKRKTLPSQEEYSADKVVREQGEELIGCRIRVWWPLDQRFYEGHIALFDRPEKKHMVIYDDGDEETLDLTSEHWELVVEDNASDPRREIVSGPSDSFDMRLGCIIDSYRHLRKKKKGKATDDLTPRPTKTMQRDLTQKGMHQIKRIKVEVSESEIEGNPMSLTTPRKVSLGSPIEDGDECCELVDVHGYKVKVSSAPTLAAIFSKYGDITANCQYKSPTVKASLLEVVSDVVRQLKTSDIDANFSAIQDMKSVVSDAADAKLDVSWLQQYLEEISEEEDVKKKSSNLMELRVTTMLVTKAAKKDLVERNGEVLAAEKRLKKAERRLQEAKSRAGEAERSVKVFEMLGEKIHQDIEQCKDALYWQSRSNDLL; encoded by the exons AATTTAGAGCATCTTCTGTCAACGGTGGAGCAAGTTCCACCTGCATCGGCGCGAGATGCGTTTCAACCTGCAAGGGAAGCACTAGCTGCAGATGGACTTCTACGGCATCCTGACATAGATGTGAAGGTGTCAGTTGCATCTTGCATCGGTGAGATCATGAGAATTACAGCTCCAGATCAACCTTATGATGATCGCATAATTCAG GAATTTTTTGAGCTTTCAGTATTGGCATTTGGGAAATTGTCTTGCATTGATGGTTGTGGTTATTCAAAGGCTGTTTCAATTATCGAAGTTCTTGCGAAGTACCGAACATGCATTCTGATGTTGGATCTCGAGTTAGACGCATTGGTTGTTCAGATGTTTCATCATTTTCTGAATAGCATAAG GCCGGACCACCCTGATCATGTATTCATGGATGTCGAGGAAATAATGAGCATGATGATAAAAGAGAGTGACGGAATTTCAATGGAGCTTCTGAACATCCTGATAAGTAGTGTTAAGAAGGAAAACCAG AATGTTTCACCTCGCTCCTATATGCTAGGAGAGAGAGTTCTTCAAATAAGTGCTGTCAAACTTTGTCCATATCTTCCAGAAGCACTGAGGTCCTTGAGGATTTCCACTGATGATTATtctgaagttgttgaattgataTGGAGAGAGGCAACTAAAAGTAAAACTACG AATGGTACAAAGTCTCTCCCTAGTTCTAGGCCAGGAGAAATTGATCAATTTGTGGATGGAGCATCAAAATCACAAAATGGTCCTGAAGAGCGTTATCATAAAGCTGCTTGCTTTGACGATGCCTGTCCATCCACGGAAGCAACTTCCAAGTGTCTTCCAGATGCTGACTCTAAAGTTATTTCAGCTGATGACACTGTTGTATTATTTGAGCGATCTGCAGAGGATTCCTTTAAGACACCGGTCAATAATGACTCAAAAGAGCTTACCCGCGGAGCTGGTTATGATAGCAAAGTTGGTCCATCTGTACCTGGAACTTCCAAGTCACCTACAAATGACGACTCTAGCGAGCTTGCACCACATGGTGCACCTGAGAAAGTTACTCCATTCTTAGATCAACCatctgacttgctggggaaatATGACCCTAAGCATAAGGAAGATGATGTCGTTCCAGAGATGGATAAATCTTTGAAAGGATCACAATGTGGAGATGCAACAAAGCAGCAGAAAAATACAGATTCAAGGACCAATTCTCGACCTGAAAACTTAGGTTTCATACATGCAGCCGAAAAAGATCTAGATTCAGAAGCTACTCAAGCTTCAAGGAAAAGAGGTTGGAAACCTAATTTTTTGAAAAAGCCAGAGGAAGGATATGATCATGTTTGGTTAAGTGGAGAAAGGAGATCAAAAGCCTGTATTCGCTGGAAGGATTATGGGAAAGATACTAAAAAGAGAAGTAGCTGTTCACCTAAATGTGCTATCTCCGATGAATTGTACTTGTCATCTGGTGTGGAGAAGACTCCGAAAATGACTATAAGAAGACGCCAAAAGGAGCAAAATGACATAATAGGTCAGAATGATGGTGCACAAATTTCATCAATTTCAGCAAGAAATTTACCCGGAGTTTTAACAAAGAAGAAAGTCTCACAACCTAAATTGATTACTTCAGAAGAATTTGTTGTCTTGGAGGCATTAGAAAAGAAACATGAAAAAGGTGACAAGAAAAATTTACCTGCCAGCTATCGTGATAGAAGACGGGGGCCATCAGTTAAAGAATCAGGAATTGAG GCATTGGCTTCTCACTCGATCACCAACAAGAGCAACTTTGCCAATACCTCTAAAGGTCAACGTAAGAAGGAGAACTCGTCATCACAAGAAGAG GCATTGGGTTCTCTCTCAATCACCAAAGAAAACAACTTTTCCAAAACCTCTAAAAAACAACATAAAAGGAAGAACTCGCCATCACAAGAAGAG GCATTGGATTCTGTTTCAATAACCAAGAAAAGGACCTTACCGAAAGCCTCTAAAGAACAACGTAAAAGGAAGACCTTGCCATCACAAGAAGAG TATTCTGCGGATAAGGTTGTCAGAGAGCAAGGTGAGGAGCTGATTGGCTGCAGAATAAGGGTTTGGTGGCCACTGGATCAAAG GTTCTATGAGGGACATATCGCCTTGTTTGACCGTCCAGAGAAGAAGCATATG GTGAtctatgatgatggtgatgaagAAACGCTAGATCTTACAAGCGAACACTGGGAACTGGTTGTAGAGGACAATGCATCAGATCCT AGGAGAGAGATTGTTTCTGGTCCCAGTGATTCGTTTGACAT GCGCCTTGGTTGCATCATTGATTCATATCGTCAtttaaggaaaaagaagaag GGGAAAGCAACTGATGATCTGACTCCTCGTCCAACAAA GACCATGCAACGTGATTTAACTCAAAAAGGAATGCACCAAATTAAAAGGATCAAAGTTGAAGTTTCAGAATCTGAGATAGAGGGAAATCCAATGAGCTTGACAACACCTAGAAAGGTTTCCCTAGGTTCTCCTATCGAAGATGGTGATGAATGCTGTGAATTGGTTGATGTGCATGGCTATAAAGTAAAAGTGAGCAGTGCTCCTACACTTGCTGCCATTTTTAGCAAGTATGGTGACATTACAGCCAACTGTCAGTATAAATCACCGACCGTCAAAGCTTCCCTTCTTGAGGTGGTTAGTGATGTTGTCAGGCAGCTGAAAACCAGTGATATTGATGCTAATTTTTCTGCCATTCAAGATATGAAATCTGTAGTCTCTGATGCTGCAGATGCAAAGCTTGATGTTTCTTGGCTGCAGCAGTATCTTGAGGAGATATCCGAAGAGGAAGATGTGAAGAAAAAGTCTTCCAATCTAATGGAGTTAAGGGTGACTACAATGCTTGTCACTAAAGCAGCTAAAAAGGACTTGGTAGAAAGGAATGGGGAGGTCTTAGCAGCAGAGAAACGGCTCAAAAAGGCTGAAAGGCGCTTGCAAGAGGCGAAAAGCCGAGCAGGAGAGGCAGAAAGGTCTGTCAAAGTATTTGAAATGCTGGGTGAAAAGATTCATCAGGACATCGAGCAGTGTAAGGATGCACTATATTGGCAGAGTAGGTCAAATGACCTTCTGTAG